DNA from Saliniramus fredricksonii:
GGATGATTCAAACTCCTTGAAGGAGTTTGCAATGAGCCCGCGTCGTTACGAATTGAGCGATTTCGAGTGGTCGATTATCGAGCCGCTGTTGCCGAACAAGCCTCGCGGGGTGCCCCGCGCCGATGACCGGAAGGTGCTGAACGGCATCTACTGGCGCCTGCGGACCGGCTCGCCCTGGGCCGACATCCCGGAGCGGTACGGCCCGGCGACGACGTGCTACAACCGCTTCGTCCGGTGGCGGAAACTGGGCGTCTGGGATCGTATTTTCGACGCGGTTTCAGCCGCTTACGACGGTGACCTGCAAATGATCGACTCCTCGTCGATCCGTGTCCACCAGCATGCCGCCAACGTGAAGCGGGGAGACGTGATCAAAAAGGGGGCCTTGCGGAGACGAACACCTCCCTTGGGAACCAGCCTCACGCCCGATGCATGGGGCGCTCGCGGGGCGGATTGACGACGAAGATCGATGCCCTCGTCGATGCCAACGGCCTGCCGATCCTGCTGAAGCTGACCGAAGGCCAGGCTCATGACGGGCGCAGCGCTGCCGATATGCTGGACGATATCGGCGAAGGCCAGATCCTGCTGGCCGACCGCGCCTACGACAGCGACGGCTTGCGTCGGACGCTCACGGAACGTCGCGCCTGGGCCAACGTGAAGCCAATGCCCAACCGGAAAAATATCCCCCCGTTCAGCCAATTCCTCTATCGCTATCGCAATCTCGTCGCTGGCCACCCGGCAGCTACACCACGCCTCGGGACATGATCCGGGGGGGGTGCTCAGCAGCACGATCCGGGCGCGCCAAACATGCTTCTGCGGCGCGTTGCGGTCTGCGGTGATGGCCTCAGGACGGCGTCTGTCGTCATCGCTGAGCGTGATGGAAATTCCTGTTCGCATGCCGCAGACTCGCACGCGACACGCTCAAATGGATTCCTGATTCAGGACGCATATGTATCGGTCAATCCACTCTTATGACCGTGGTCAAGGGTAAAGATCAAGCGGCTCGTGCCCCCGTCCCTGCGCAGGATCTGATCGTCGTTGATCGGCAATTTTATCCTGCGCAAGGCATGGGCGAAAACAGCGCGTTCTTCATTCTTGACCACGGGCATAAGAGTGGACATCTTGTCATTGTGTGAACTGTTACTCGCATTGACAGAACGCACGTTCAGAGCCTAGTATTAGGAATTCGACACTCTTGGTGACTACCTCCGGGCAAGTCCGACGCTCTTCGGCACCCGCAACAATGATGGCGCAATATGGGGCTGAAGAAAATCGTTGTTATGGTGCCTGCCTTCAATGAGGCGGAGACTATAGCCGATACGGTCGGCGGGCTTCGAAGGATATCGTCCCAAATCGAGGCTGTGGGGCTCTCGCTCAGCATCTATGTCATCGATGACGGTTCAGCAGACGGAACGGGAGATCTGGCGCGCGGCGCTGGCGCGGATCGGGTGCTGGCGCACAGGGTCAATCAGGGCCTCGGCGCGGCGGTTCGTACCGGTCTGCGCGCTGCGCAGCCACACCGGGGGCTGCGAGCACATCTTCGTCCGCCTTGTCGCGCAGATCAGAACGATGCCGGAATTGCCCATGCAGTATAACGTCGGCATGCTATGCTGAATCAAAGTTGGCCCGTGACGAACGGTGACATGGATCAGCCAATTCTACGAGGGCCCTCCACTGCGAAGGCGGGCAAGTTCTGCCCGTCCCGAGCAGACTGGTAACGAAGAGCACCTTGGCCATCGATGATCGAGCGTATGCATGTGAGCTGACGTTCGCAGCTGGCGCCCATCTACAGATCTTGGTATAAGAAAGTAGCAATATGAAGCTGATTATCCAAATACCCTGTTTCAACGAAGAGCAAACGCTGCCTGCAGCTTTGTCGTGCTTGCCGCGTACCATCCATGGAGTTGATGCAGTAGAATGGCTTATAATCGATGATGGAAGTGCGGACAATACTGCTGCCGTGGCCAAGGCTAACGGCGTAGACCACATTGTAAGGCACATACAAAATAAAGGTTTAGCCGCAGCATTCATGACTGGAATAGACGCCTGCCTTGAGCGCGGGGCCGATATAATCGTCAATACTGATGCAGATAATCAGTATGAAGCCGCTGATATACCGGCGCTTATTAAGCCAATACTTGAGAATAGAGCGGAATTAGTTATTGGTGCTCGACCGATTGATACTATCGAACATTTCTCGCCAATAAAAAAATTCCTCCAGAAGCTTGGTAGTTGGGTTGTACGCTCGGTGAGCCGTACCAAGGTTCCTGATGCTCCAAGCGGATTCCGCGCAATGTCTCGCGACGCGGCCTGCCGGATGGTGGTATTCAGCAATTACACCTACACACTTGAGACGATCATTCAAGCCGGGCAAAAAAATATCACGATTGCATCTGTGCCGGTTCGCATTAACAAGGACCTGCGACCATCGCGGTTGTTCAAGAGCATTCCATCCTATATCTGCCGCTCCATCGCGACAATGCTGCGCATCTTTGTAATCTACCGACCATTCCGTTTCTTCGCGACGCTCGGTATGACTCTTTTCGCGGTTGGCTTCCTGATCGGTTTGCGGTTTGTATATTTCTATCTGACCGGCGACGGATCTGGGCACATACAATCTTTGATCTTGTCCGGGGTCCTGCTCGGCATGGGCTTCCAGACAATTCTCGTCGCTTTCCTCGCGGACTTGATCGCTGCTAATCGGCGGATCTTGGAGGATTTGCGGTATACCGCGCGGCGAGGTAGCGTTTCGTTAGCGAGCGAAAAACACGCTTCACAGACTGGTGCGGCGCACTCGCTAGCGCGGTCAGTCGATTTCGCGCATGAATTGTCTAAACAGCGTTCTCCAGGATGAACCATTTCTGACAGATCCGAGGTAAAGCAATATGGCAGATCAGGGAAGCGAAGGCCTCTTCTCCCCCTTCCTTAAGAATCAGAGGATTCGTGCAGCGCGACCCCATCTTTCGGGTCGTGTGCTCGATGTCGGCTGCGGATCAGGCTCCCTAGCCGAGTTGGTAGAGCCCGACCGGTACCTCGGAGTAGAGATCGACTCGGCCTCCATGACGATTGCGCGGCAACTGTTCCCGGCGCATCGCTTTGTTGGAGAACTTCCGCCGCCCGGCGAGAACTTTGATACCGTCGTAGCTCTGGCCGTTATTGAGCACGTGCCACATCCTGGACAATTCCTCTGCGAGTTGGCGGGCCGGTTGGCCGACACAGCGGCGGCGAGGATCGTGTGCACGACTCCGCATCCCTCCCTCGAATGGGTTCACACCATTGGAGCTCGCATTGGACTGTTCAGCCGCGCTGCAAATGAGGAACACGAGACACTTCTCGACCGGAGAGCCCTTGAGCGTGTCGGACGAGAAGCGGGCCTTACCTTGGCGACCTATCAGCGCTTCCTCGGAGGCGCCAATCAGCTCGCTGTATACGCCCGAGACAGGGAACTGCAAGATTGAATTGGAAAAACTATTGTCTAGTATCCATTGATATCAAACCGACAAGAAAAGTCAGCGGCGGCGGGCTTTGCTGCGTCTGTTTTTGAGATCGATCGATATCCCTAACTGGGTTGCGGAGAGTCAGTCAATGGTCAAAAAACAAGCATACGATAACGTTCCTGGAAATCTATACGATAAGTATAATACGCCCAACCCAATTGCCCGGCGAATGGTTGCCGGCTTTCGGGCAAGTTTTGTTGACTTAGTCTTGCGGACTCATGTCAAGCAAGTTTACGAAATTGGGTGTGGCGAGGGCGAGCTAAGCATGGAATTGTTGCGGCGCGGCTTTGATGTTTTTGGAAGCGACTTGGAGTCGAGTGTTATAGATATTGCAAACGACCGAAGTATCGCCGAAGGCTTTGGTAAACGCTTCATAGTTGCGGATATCTACGACGTGAATCCAATTGATGTATCGGCAGATCTTGTGGTCTGCTGTGAAGTTTTGGAGCATCTGCCGGACGTCGGTCAGGCGTTGAGTGTCTTGGGGCGGATGTCTCGTTCGTGGCTACTGGTAAGCGTTCCACGCGAACCTGTCTGGCGGATTCTAAATGTCGCCAGAGGAAAATATTTGGGCTCCCTAGGCAACACACCAGGTCACATTCAGCATTGGAGTAGCCGGAAGTTTTTGGCGCTTCTTGAAGATTATGTCGATATTGTCGAGGTTAGGCGACCGCTTCCGTGGACGATGGTACTTTGCCGTCCAAAACGAAGCTGAGGTATGCGCATAATGGCGAGCGTTTTTAAGCGCGACCGACTGCGGCCGGTCTACAAATGGCTAGCTAGGCTCGCCCTCGTCGGCTCCTTCGCATTTGTTTATTTCGCTATTCACCAAGTGATTCAGAGCGAAAAAATATCACCATTTGGTGCTTCGACATGGTTTCGGATTACGCTTTCTTCGTTTGGCTACGCACTTCTATTACAACTTGTGGCGCTCGCCTGGACACTGGTCCTACGAGGCGCGAGCAATGGTGTGCCCAGCGTTCGCTCTTGTCTGCTAATTTGCGGTCGAACCCAGATATACAAATATCTGCCGACGAACATGCTGCATCTTGTTGGTCGCTATCAGGCCGCGCGTAGCAAGGGCGCTAGCCATAGATCTCTTGGGCTCGCGCAAGTCATAGACCTCACTGTTATTTTGCTTGCGGCAGCGGCTGTCGCGGCAGCGCTCGGCTATAGCATTTTCGCGGAAAACCTCAAACGCCATGTGGGAGCAATTAGTCCTTTAGGCTTCTTCGCGATCACTGCCTCCGTGGCTTGCATTGGGATCACAATTGGTGTGATCTTTATCCGACGCGCCGGCGGCAGGCTGACAAGCGCCGTGGCGGCCGTACCCGGAGCGTTCGTTCTTTACGTAATCTTTTTCATCGGGAATGGCGCGCTTATGGCCGCCCTAATAAACGGATTGGTGCTAGAGGCCCCAGCGCTTGCCTGGATTGTCGCCGTGACGACGATCGCATGGGTCGTCGGTTACGTCGTCCCTGGCGCACCCGGAGGGCTGGGTGTGCGGGACGCATCGCTGATAGCGAGCCTCGGCAGTAGCCTACCCATTGAAGTCGCCGTCGCCGCAGCATTGGCACACCGATTGGTAACAACGTTTGGGGACGCAATCGTTGCCGCACTCGCATTTTGGATGTCGAACCGAACTCCCAACGCAATAGGGTGAGCCTTCCTAAACATGCCGTAGCAGGATGAACACCTTGCGACTGCGAAGGGCTATTTTGCTGCCGCTTGAGCGCAAGGCGGCATCCGTCTTGACCCCCGCAGTTTGCGTAAACGCCTCTTGGGCGCGGCGACTCATTGAGGTGGCCCATGTGAATTTTCTCGTCTTTTCCTTCGGGCACTTTTTCAGGGCGTAAGGAGGCGCGGCCACGCCAGTGATCCCGAACTTCCGTTTCCCCTTTTGGATTTACGGCGACCCCAAAATTGCGCTATATTTTTAAAATGCGAATTGCTCACTCGTAAATGGCTTGCGCTTAATTCAGCCGATGCCAAGTCAATTAAAATCTTAGATCTGGCTGGCCAGTTTAGCGCTGAATTCGAAGAAAGTTGGAAAATGCTTCGCTCAAAAGATGCTTGTGTTAACAGATTTCCTGCCGAATACTGGCTTTTCATGATTGTTGGAGCAGCAATTATATTGCTCACGTTCTCACTTTATGGAAGAATAACAGATATAGCAAACTCAGCCGATGCGCGCCAAAATCTCCACTCTGCCTATAATCTCGCATTTAATGGCGTTATTAGCCATTCAACATCAGATGAACCTCAGGCGGGGAATTATCGAGAACCGCTCCCAATAATTTCACTTGCAATCCATATACTCGCTCATCCCGCTCTTTCTTCAGAGTTAAGTATCGACGAAATAAATGAGGGAAAAGCAGTCATCGCTGCCAAGTCACATATTCTGTTTTGGGTCTTGTTATTATATTTTGGTATCATGCTTGTTTCTTATGTATCGATACCAAACAAGTTTCTCGCTGCAGCAGTTGCAGCTGTTTCTGTCTATATGACAAACTTGTTTTTCGTAGATAATCCTGGAATTATAGATCGCTTGATGACAGAGCTGCATGCAGCGGCACTTCTCGTTTGGAGTTCAGCATTTATCATTTTGGCGTTGCGGACTGGACGATTTTTATGGTTTTGCATCGCAGGCATTTCACTTGCACTATTATCTCTTACAAAAGCGCTGTTTCTTTATGTCGCGATTGGATTTATTGTTTATCTTATTATATTTTATTGTATTACAGGCTACTTTCAAACCAGAATTAGATCATTTGCACTTGTTGGCGCAATGGTTCTGTCGACTGCAATCGTCCTGTCCCCTTGGATGATCCGAAACTACATTCATTTCCAATCGTTTGAGATTACGCAACGCGGTGGCGTCGTAATGCTGGTGCGCGCGTTTAAGAACGACATGACTGACGTGGAGTGGCGAGGCGCGTTTTACGTTTATGGCCCTTCGCCGATTCGTAATTGGCTCGAGGACAATATGGGATACTCGCGCGATGACCTTGAGATCGATGGCCCGCTCAAACGCCTTAATCGCAGTCGTTCATCTTTCGCTGCAGCCGATCTGCAAGCGGAACGTATGGGGCGCGCGGAAGACGCCATAACCTTCTATCGCGCGGCGAGGGCTGAACGCGTGAGACTGCGAGAGTACTATCAAGAGCTGGGTGTCGACAATGCAGCGCACCGCGCTGATGAGGCTTTGCAACAGCAAGCGCTTGCGCTAATATCGCAAAATCCAATTCAGCATTTGAAGACAACTATTGCTTTCATGTGGCGGGGAATGTGGTCATTTCGGTCGCAGAGCGTCAGCTCAGATGCGGTTACAACG
Protein-coding regions in this window:
- a CDS encoding glycosyltransferase, with the translated sequence MVPAFNEAETIADTVGGLRRISSQIEAVGLSLSIYVIDDGSADGTGDLARGAGADRVLAHRVNQGLGAAVRTGLRAAQPHRGLRAHLRPPCRADQNDAGIAHAV
- a CDS encoding glycosyltransferase family 2 protein, encoding MKLIIQIPCFNEEQTLPAALSCLPRTIHGVDAVEWLIIDDGSADNTAAVAKANGVDHIVRHIQNKGLAAAFMTGIDACLERGADIIVNTDADNQYEAADIPALIKPILENRAELVIGARPIDTIEHFSPIKKFLQKLGSWVVRSVSRTKVPDAPSGFRAMSRDAACRMVVFSNYTYTLETIIQAGQKNITIASVPVRINKDLRPSRLFKSIPSYICRSIATMLRIFVIYRPFRFFATLGMTLFAVGFLIGLRFVYFYLTGDGSGHIQSLILSGVLLGMGFQTILVAFLADLIAANRRILEDLRYTARRGSVSLASEKHASQTGAAHSLARSVDFAHELSKQRSPG
- a CDS encoding class I SAM-dependent methyltransferase, with the protein product MADQGSEGLFSPFLKNQRIRAARPHLSGRVLDVGCGSGSLAELVEPDRYLGVEIDSASMTIARQLFPAHRFVGELPPPGENFDTVVALAVIEHVPHPGQFLCELAGRLADTAAARIVCTTPHPSLEWVHTIGARIGLFSRAANEEHETLLDRRALERVGREAGLTLATYQRFLGGANQLAVYARDRELQD
- a CDS encoding class I SAM-dependent methyltransferase, translated to MVKKQAYDNVPGNLYDKYNTPNPIARRMVAGFRASFVDLVLRTHVKQVYEIGCGEGELSMELLRRGFDVFGSDLESSVIDIANDRSIAEGFGKRFIVADIYDVNPIDVSADLVVCCEVLEHLPDVGQALSVLGRMSRSWLLVSVPREPVWRILNVARGKYLGSLGNTPGHIQHWSSRKFLALLEDYVDIVEVRRPLPWTMVLCRPKRS